A single genomic interval of Malania oleifera isolate guangnan ecotype guangnan chromosome 13, ASM2987363v1, whole genome shotgun sequence harbors:
- the LOC131146402 gene encoding uncharacterized protein LOC131146402 isoform X6: MDPWEALDIDDSDLSSFLRPCKRPHHPPSPIKTTAAATRVSDPTDCSPPFLESAPIPPTQTLDPLPLHHSPEVATTSLRPIPGPAGAVQAAMHRKARNDRNFFTDDPIPTQEYIRRVVENGTCDDDDDFSRNPWLCAVDFLSRKVGMVDGVAIGTPLSSIKKCSNADRIAQDPTGTIGASVHHKVLAEGTFARDISVGSVLILQKVAVFSPSRSAHYLNITLSNLVKVISKDCRAPPDQNCPASIVKHAASGKCSGKTWLLPKTVPSSQGRAEDRMDDIRQSANLRWSGLSLNQIVNSNEAPGGSSYNSSSRNQNAARDMESILTRLDGSKGPIKARANKDIIDNEQRYADGRDKESERHQLGSIHCSDAAANLVVHTNIGEVGSINRVEQQRQPLVSKASIPEWTDEQLEALFGFDCENGDYLF, from the exons ATGGATCCATGGGAAGCTCTAGACATCGACGACTCTGACCTCTCCTCTTTCCTCCGCCCCTGCAAGCGTCCCCACCACCCTCCATCGCCGATCAAAACCACCGCCGCCGCCACCAGAGTCTCGGACCCCACTGACTGTTCTCCGCCGTTTCTCGAATCCGCACCCATCCCACCCACCCAAACCCTAGATCCTTTGCCCCTCCACCATTCTCCGGAGGTCGCCACAACCTCCCTGCGCCCCATTCCAGGCCCAGCCGGCGCCGTTCAAGCTGCCATGCACCGCAAAGCCCGTAATGATCGAAATTTCTTCACTGATGACCCAATCCCTACTCAGGAGTATATCAGAAGAGTAGTGGAAAATGGTACCTGTGACGATGACGATGATTTTTCACGCAACCCCTGGCTTTGCGCCGTCGATTTTCTTTCTCGGAAGG TAGGTATGGTTGATGGTGTTGCAATCGGAACGCCTTTAAGCTCGATCAAGAAATGTTCGAACGCTGACAGGATAGCTCAG GATCCTACTGGTACGATTGGTGCTAGTGTTCATCATAAAGTTCTTGCTGAAGGAACGTTTGCAAGAGACATATCTGTTGGCTCAGTTTTGATACTCCAGAag GTTGCTGTTTTTTCCCCATCTCGCTCAGCACATTATCTCAATATAACACTGAGCAATTTAGTAAAG GTCATTTCCAAGGACTGCAGAGCTCCACCTGATCAAAATTGTCCTGCATCAATAGTCAAACATGCTGCTTCTGGTA AGTGCAGTGGAAAGACATGGTTGCTGCCGAAGACTGTTCCTTCGTCACAGGGAAGAGCTGAAGATAGAATGGATGATATTAGACAAAGTGCTAACTTGAGATGGAGTGGACTTAGTCTTAATCAAATAGTAAATAGCAATGAAGCACCAGGGGGCAGCAGCTACAACAGTAGCAGCAGAAACCAGAATGCTGCCAGAGACATGGAATCCATATTGACTAGACTGGATGGGAGCAAAGGACCCATAAAAGCTAGAGCTAATAAAGATATCATTGATAATGAACAGAGGTATGCGGATGGTAGGGATAAAGAATCTGAAAGACATCAATTAGGCAGTATCCACTGCAGTGATGCTGCAGCAAACTTGGTTGTGCACACTAATATTGGAGAAGTTGGGAGTATAAACAGAGTTGAACAGCAAAGGCAGCCACTTGTTTCAAAAGCTTCAATTCCAGAGTGGACAGATGAACAGCTGGAGGCACTTTTTGGTTTTGATTGTGAGAATGGTGACTATCTGTTTTGA
- the LOC131146402 gene encoding uncharacterized protein LOC131146402 isoform X7, giving the protein MDPWEALDIDDSDLSSFLRPCKRPHHPPSPIKTTAAATRVSDPTDCSPPFLESAPIPPTQTLDPLPLHHSPEVATTSLRPIPGPAGAVQAAMHRKARNDRNFFTDDPIPTQEYIRRVVENGTCDDDDDFSRNPWLCAVDFLSRKGMVDGVAIGTPLSSIKKCSNADRIAQDPTGTIGASVHHKVLAEGTFARDISVGSVLILQKVAVFSPSRSAHYLNITLSNLVKVISKDCRAPPDQNCPASIVKHAASGKCSGKTWLLPKTVPSSQGRAEDRMDDIRQSANLRWSGLSLNQIVNSNEAPGGSSYNSSSRNQNAARDMESILTRLDGSKGPIKARANKDIIDNEQRYADGRDKESERHQLGSIHCSDAAANLVVHTNIGEVGSINRVEQQRQPLVSKASIPEWTDEQLEALFGFDCENGDYLF; this is encoded by the exons ATGGATCCATGGGAAGCTCTAGACATCGACGACTCTGACCTCTCCTCTTTCCTCCGCCCCTGCAAGCGTCCCCACCACCCTCCATCGCCGATCAAAACCACCGCCGCCGCCACCAGAGTCTCGGACCCCACTGACTGTTCTCCGCCGTTTCTCGAATCCGCACCCATCCCACCCACCCAAACCCTAGATCCTTTGCCCCTCCACCATTCTCCGGAGGTCGCCACAACCTCCCTGCGCCCCATTCCAGGCCCAGCCGGCGCCGTTCAAGCTGCCATGCACCGCAAAGCCCGTAATGATCGAAATTTCTTCACTGATGACCCAATCCCTACTCAGGAGTATATCAGAAGAGTAGTGGAAAATGGTACCTGTGACGATGACGATGATTTTTCACGCAACCCCTGGCTTTGCGCCGTCGATTTTCTTTCTCGGAAGG GTATGGTTGATGGTGTTGCAATCGGAACGCCTTTAAGCTCGATCAAGAAATGTTCGAACGCTGACAGGATAGCTCAG GATCCTACTGGTACGATTGGTGCTAGTGTTCATCATAAAGTTCTTGCTGAAGGAACGTTTGCAAGAGACATATCTGTTGGCTCAGTTTTGATACTCCAGAag GTTGCTGTTTTTTCCCCATCTCGCTCAGCACATTATCTCAATATAACACTGAGCAATTTAGTAAAG GTCATTTCCAAGGACTGCAGAGCTCCACCTGATCAAAATTGTCCTGCATCAATAGTCAAACATGCTGCTTCTGGTA AGTGCAGTGGAAAGACATGGTTGCTGCCGAAGACTGTTCCTTCGTCACAGGGAAGAGCTGAAGATAGAATGGATGATATTAGACAAAGTGCTAACTTGAGATGGAGTGGACTTAGTCTTAATCAAATAGTAAATAGCAATGAAGCACCAGGGGGCAGCAGCTACAACAGTAGCAGCAGAAACCAGAATGCTGCCAGAGACATGGAATCCATATTGACTAGACTGGATGGGAGCAAAGGACCCATAAAAGCTAGAGCTAATAAAGATATCATTGATAATGAACAGAGGTATGCGGATGGTAGGGATAAAGAATCTGAAAGACATCAATTAGGCAGTATCCACTGCAGTGATGCTGCAGCAAACTTGGTTGTGCACACTAATATTGGAGAAGTTGGGAGTATAAACAGAGTTGAACAGCAAAGGCAGCCACTTGTTTCAAAAGCTTCAATTCCAGAGTGGACAGATGAACAGCTGGAGGCACTTTTTGGTTTTGATTGTGAGAATGGTGACTATCTGTTTTGA
- the LOC131146402 gene encoding uncharacterized protein LOC131146402 isoform X1 yields MDPWEALDIDDSDLSSFLRPCKRPHHPPSPIKTTAAATRVSDPTDCSPPFLESAPIPPTQTLDPLPLHHSPEVATTSLRPIPGPAGAVQAAMHRKARNDRNFFTDDPIPTQEYIRRVVENGTCDDDDDFSRNPWLCAVDFLSRKVGMVDGVAIGTPLSSIKKCSNADRIAQVVAIVKSCSPNGLGDFMVTLKDPTGTIGASVHHKVLAEGTFARDISVGSVLILQKVAVFSPSRSAHYLNITLSNLVKVISKDCRAPPDQNCPASIVKHAASGKCSGKTWLLPKTVPSSQGRAEDRMDDIRQSANLRWSGLSLNQIVNSNEAPGGSSYNSSSRNQNAARDMESILTRLDGSKGPIKARANKDIIDNEQRYADGRDKESERHQLGSIHCSDAAANLVVHTNIGEVGSINRVEQQRQPLVSKASIPEWTDEQLEALFGFDCENGDYLF; encoded by the exons ATGGATCCATGGGAAGCTCTAGACATCGACGACTCTGACCTCTCCTCTTTCCTCCGCCCCTGCAAGCGTCCCCACCACCCTCCATCGCCGATCAAAACCACCGCCGCCGCCACCAGAGTCTCGGACCCCACTGACTGTTCTCCGCCGTTTCTCGAATCCGCACCCATCCCACCCACCCAAACCCTAGATCCTTTGCCCCTCCACCATTCTCCGGAGGTCGCCACAACCTCCCTGCGCCCCATTCCAGGCCCAGCCGGCGCCGTTCAAGCTGCCATGCACCGCAAAGCCCGTAATGATCGAAATTTCTTCACTGATGACCCAATCCCTACTCAGGAGTATATCAGAAGAGTAGTGGAAAATGGTACCTGTGACGATGACGATGATTTTTCACGCAACCCCTGGCTTTGCGCCGTCGATTTTCTTTCTCGGAAGG TAGGTATGGTTGATGGTGTTGCAATCGGAACGCCTTTAAGCTCGATCAAGAAATGTTCGAACGCTGACAGGATAGCTCAG GTTGTTGCAATTGTCAAGTCTTGCAGCCCGAATGGTCTTGGTGATTTTATGGTGACGTTGAAG GATCCTACTGGTACGATTGGTGCTAGTGTTCATCATAAAGTTCTTGCTGAAGGAACGTTTGCAAGAGACATATCTGTTGGCTCAGTTTTGATACTCCAGAag GTTGCTGTTTTTTCCCCATCTCGCTCAGCACATTATCTCAATATAACACTGAGCAATTTAGTAAAG GTCATTTCCAAGGACTGCAGAGCTCCACCTGATCAAAATTGTCCTGCATCAATAGTCAAACATGCTGCTTCTGGTA AGTGCAGTGGAAAGACATGGTTGCTGCCGAAGACTGTTCCTTCGTCACAGGGAAGAGCTGAAGATAGAATGGATGATATTAGACAAAGTGCTAACTTGAGATGGAGTGGACTTAGTCTTAATCAAATAGTAAATAGCAATGAAGCACCAGGGGGCAGCAGCTACAACAGTAGCAGCAGAAACCAGAATGCTGCCAGAGACATGGAATCCATATTGACTAGACTGGATGGGAGCAAAGGACCCATAAAAGCTAGAGCTAATAAAGATATCATTGATAATGAACAGAGGTATGCGGATGGTAGGGATAAAGAATCTGAAAGACATCAATTAGGCAGTATCCACTGCAGTGATGCTGCAGCAAACTTGGTTGTGCACACTAATATTGGAGAAGTTGGGAGTATAAACAGAGTTGAACAGCAAAGGCAGCCACTTGTTTCAAAAGCTTCAATTCCAGAGTGGACAGATGAACAGCTGGAGGCACTTTTTGGTTTTGATTGTGAGAATGGTGACTATCTGTTTTGA
- the LOC131146402 gene encoding uncharacterized protein LOC131146402 isoform X4, giving the protein MDPWEALDIDDSDLSSFLRPCKRPHHPPSPIKTTAAATRVSDPTDCSPPFLESAPIPPTQTLDPLPLHHSPEVATTSLRPIPGPAGAVQAAMHRKARNDRNFFTDDPIPTQEYIRRVVENGTCDDDDDFSRNPWLCAVDFLSRKVGMVDGVAIGTPLSSIKKCSNADRIAQSCSPNGLGDFMVTLKDPTGTIGASVHHKVLAEGTFARDISVGSVLILQKVAVFSPSRSAHYLNITLSNLVKVISKDCRAPPDQNCPASIVKHAASGKCSGKTWLLPKTVPSSQGRAEDRMDDIRQSANLRWSGLSLNQIVNSNEAPGGSSYNSSSRNQNAARDMESILTRLDGSKGPIKARANKDIIDNEQRYADGRDKESERHQLGSIHCSDAAANLVVHTNIGEVGSINRVEQQRQPLVSKASIPEWTDEQLEALFGFDCENGDYLF; this is encoded by the exons ATGGATCCATGGGAAGCTCTAGACATCGACGACTCTGACCTCTCCTCTTTCCTCCGCCCCTGCAAGCGTCCCCACCACCCTCCATCGCCGATCAAAACCACCGCCGCCGCCACCAGAGTCTCGGACCCCACTGACTGTTCTCCGCCGTTTCTCGAATCCGCACCCATCCCACCCACCCAAACCCTAGATCCTTTGCCCCTCCACCATTCTCCGGAGGTCGCCACAACCTCCCTGCGCCCCATTCCAGGCCCAGCCGGCGCCGTTCAAGCTGCCATGCACCGCAAAGCCCGTAATGATCGAAATTTCTTCACTGATGACCCAATCCCTACTCAGGAGTATATCAGAAGAGTAGTGGAAAATGGTACCTGTGACGATGACGATGATTTTTCACGCAACCCCTGGCTTTGCGCCGTCGATTTTCTTTCTCGGAAGG TAGGTATGGTTGATGGTGTTGCAATCGGAACGCCTTTAAGCTCGATCAAGAAATGTTCGAACGCTGACAGGATAGCTCAG TCTTGCAGCCCGAATGGTCTTGGTGATTTTATGGTGACGTTGAAG GATCCTACTGGTACGATTGGTGCTAGTGTTCATCATAAAGTTCTTGCTGAAGGAACGTTTGCAAGAGACATATCTGTTGGCTCAGTTTTGATACTCCAGAag GTTGCTGTTTTTTCCCCATCTCGCTCAGCACATTATCTCAATATAACACTGAGCAATTTAGTAAAG GTCATTTCCAAGGACTGCAGAGCTCCACCTGATCAAAATTGTCCTGCATCAATAGTCAAACATGCTGCTTCTGGTA AGTGCAGTGGAAAGACATGGTTGCTGCCGAAGACTGTTCCTTCGTCACAGGGAAGAGCTGAAGATAGAATGGATGATATTAGACAAAGTGCTAACTTGAGATGGAGTGGACTTAGTCTTAATCAAATAGTAAATAGCAATGAAGCACCAGGGGGCAGCAGCTACAACAGTAGCAGCAGAAACCAGAATGCTGCCAGAGACATGGAATCCATATTGACTAGACTGGATGGGAGCAAAGGACCCATAAAAGCTAGAGCTAATAAAGATATCATTGATAATGAACAGAGGTATGCGGATGGTAGGGATAAAGAATCTGAAAGACATCAATTAGGCAGTATCCACTGCAGTGATGCTGCAGCAAACTTGGTTGTGCACACTAATATTGGAGAAGTTGGGAGTATAAACAGAGTTGAACAGCAAAGGCAGCCACTTGTTTCAAAAGCTTCAATTCCAGAGTGGACAGATGAACAGCTGGAGGCACTTTTTGGTTTTGATTGTGAGAATGGTGACTATCTGTTTTGA
- the LOC131146402 gene encoding uncharacterized protein LOC131146402 isoform X3 yields the protein MDPWEALDIDDSDLSSFLRPCKRPHHPPSPIKTTAAATRVSDPTDCSPPFLESAPIPPTQTLDPLPLHHSPEVATTSLRPIPGPAGAVQAAMHRKARNDRNFFTDDPIPTQEYIRRVVENGTCDDDDDFSRNPWLCAVDFLSRKVGMVDGVAIGTPLSSIKKCSNADRIAQVVAIVKSCSPNGLGDFMVTLKDPTGTIGASVHHKVLAEGTFARDISVGSVLILQKVAVFSPSRSAHYLNITLSNLVKVISKDCRAPPDQNCPASIVKHAASECSGKTWLLPKTVPSSQGRAEDRMDDIRQSANLRWSGLSLNQIVNSNEAPGGSSYNSSSRNQNAARDMESILTRLDGSKGPIKARANKDIIDNEQRYADGRDKESERHQLGSIHCSDAAANLVVHTNIGEVGSINRVEQQRQPLVSKASIPEWTDEQLEALFGFDCENGDYLF from the exons ATGGATCCATGGGAAGCTCTAGACATCGACGACTCTGACCTCTCCTCTTTCCTCCGCCCCTGCAAGCGTCCCCACCACCCTCCATCGCCGATCAAAACCACCGCCGCCGCCACCAGAGTCTCGGACCCCACTGACTGTTCTCCGCCGTTTCTCGAATCCGCACCCATCCCACCCACCCAAACCCTAGATCCTTTGCCCCTCCACCATTCTCCGGAGGTCGCCACAACCTCCCTGCGCCCCATTCCAGGCCCAGCCGGCGCCGTTCAAGCTGCCATGCACCGCAAAGCCCGTAATGATCGAAATTTCTTCACTGATGACCCAATCCCTACTCAGGAGTATATCAGAAGAGTAGTGGAAAATGGTACCTGTGACGATGACGATGATTTTTCACGCAACCCCTGGCTTTGCGCCGTCGATTTTCTTTCTCGGAAGG TAGGTATGGTTGATGGTGTTGCAATCGGAACGCCTTTAAGCTCGATCAAGAAATGTTCGAACGCTGACAGGATAGCTCAG GTTGTTGCAATTGTCAAGTCTTGCAGCCCGAATGGTCTTGGTGATTTTATGGTGACGTTGAAG GATCCTACTGGTACGATTGGTGCTAGTGTTCATCATAAAGTTCTTGCTGAAGGAACGTTTGCAAGAGACATATCTGTTGGCTCAGTTTTGATACTCCAGAag GTTGCTGTTTTTTCCCCATCTCGCTCAGCACATTATCTCAATATAACACTGAGCAATTTAGTAAAG GTCATTTCCAAGGACTGCAGAGCTCCACCTGATCAAAATTGTCCTGCATCAATAGTCAAACATGCTGCTTCTG AGTGCAGTGGAAAGACATGGTTGCTGCCGAAGACTGTTCCTTCGTCACAGGGAAGAGCTGAAGATAGAATGGATGATATTAGACAAAGTGCTAACTTGAGATGGAGTGGACTTAGTCTTAATCAAATAGTAAATAGCAATGAAGCACCAGGGGGCAGCAGCTACAACAGTAGCAGCAGAAACCAGAATGCTGCCAGAGACATGGAATCCATATTGACTAGACTGGATGGGAGCAAAGGACCCATAAAAGCTAGAGCTAATAAAGATATCATTGATAATGAACAGAGGTATGCGGATGGTAGGGATAAAGAATCTGAAAGACATCAATTAGGCAGTATCCACTGCAGTGATGCTGCAGCAAACTTGGTTGTGCACACTAATATTGGAGAAGTTGGGAGTATAAACAGAGTTGAACAGCAAAGGCAGCCACTTGTTTCAAAAGCTTCAATTCCAGAGTGGACAGATGAACAGCTGGAGGCACTTTTTGGTTTTGATTGTGAGAATGGTGACTATCTGTTTTGA
- the LOC131146402 gene encoding uncharacterized protein LOC131146402 isoform X5, whose product MDPWEALDIDDSDLSSFLRPCKRPHHPPSPIKTTAAATRVSDPTDCSPPFLESAPIPPTQTLDPLPLHHSPEVATTSLRPIPGPAGAVQAAMHRKARNDRNFFTDDPIPTQEYIRRVVENGTCDDDDDFSRNPWLCAVDFLSRKGMVDGVAIGTPLSSIKKCSNADRIAQSCSPNGLGDFMVTLKDPTGTIGASVHHKVLAEGTFARDISVGSVLILQKVAVFSPSRSAHYLNITLSNLVKVISKDCRAPPDQNCPASIVKHAASGKCSGKTWLLPKTVPSSQGRAEDRMDDIRQSANLRWSGLSLNQIVNSNEAPGGSSYNSSSRNQNAARDMESILTRLDGSKGPIKARANKDIIDNEQRYADGRDKESERHQLGSIHCSDAAANLVVHTNIGEVGSINRVEQQRQPLVSKASIPEWTDEQLEALFGFDCENGDYLF is encoded by the exons ATGGATCCATGGGAAGCTCTAGACATCGACGACTCTGACCTCTCCTCTTTCCTCCGCCCCTGCAAGCGTCCCCACCACCCTCCATCGCCGATCAAAACCACCGCCGCCGCCACCAGAGTCTCGGACCCCACTGACTGTTCTCCGCCGTTTCTCGAATCCGCACCCATCCCACCCACCCAAACCCTAGATCCTTTGCCCCTCCACCATTCTCCGGAGGTCGCCACAACCTCCCTGCGCCCCATTCCAGGCCCAGCCGGCGCCGTTCAAGCTGCCATGCACCGCAAAGCCCGTAATGATCGAAATTTCTTCACTGATGACCCAATCCCTACTCAGGAGTATATCAGAAGAGTAGTGGAAAATGGTACCTGTGACGATGACGATGATTTTTCACGCAACCCCTGGCTTTGCGCCGTCGATTTTCTTTCTCGGAAGG GTATGGTTGATGGTGTTGCAATCGGAACGCCTTTAAGCTCGATCAAGAAATGTTCGAACGCTGACAGGATAGCTCAG TCTTGCAGCCCGAATGGTCTTGGTGATTTTATGGTGACGTTGAAG GATCCTACTGGTACGATTGGTGCTAGTGTTCATCATAAAGTTCTTGCTGAAGGAACGTTTGCAAGAGACATATCTGTTGGCTCAGTTTTGATACTCCAGAag GTTGCTGTTTTTTCCCCATCTCGCTCAGCACATTATCTCAATATAACACTGAGCAATTTAGTAAAG GTCATTTCCAAGGACTGCAGAGCTCCACCTGATCAAAATTGTCCTGCATCAATAGTCAAACATGCTGCTTCTGGTA AGTGCAGTGGAAAGACATGGTTGCTGCCGAAGACTGTTCCTTCGTCACAGGGAAGAGCTGAAGATAGAATGGATGATATTAGACAAAGTGCTAACTTGAGATGGAGTGGACTTAGTCTTAATCAAATAGTAAATAGCAATGAAGCACCAGGGGGCAGCAGCTACAACAGTAGCAGCAGAAACCAGAATGCTGCCAGAGACATGGAATCCATATTGACTAGACTGGATGGGAGCAAAGGACCCATAAAAGCTAGAGCTAATAAAGATATCATTGATAATGAACAGAGGTATGCGGATGGTAGGGATAAAGAATCTGAAAGACATCAATTAGGCAGTATCCACTGCAGTGATGCTGCAGCAAACTTGGTTGTGCACACTAATATTGGAGAAGTTGGGAGTATAAACAGAGTTGAACAGCAAAGGCAGCCACTTGTTTCAAAAGCTTCAATTCCAGAGTGGACAGATGAACAGCTGGAGGCACTTTTTGGTTTTGATTGTGAGAATGGTGACTATCTGTTTTGA
- the LOC131146402 gene encoding uncharacterized protein LOC131146402 isoform X2 translates to MDPWEALDIDDSDLSSFLRPCKRPHHPPSPIKTTAAATRVSDPTDCSPPFLESAPIPPTQTLDPLPLHHSPEVATTSLRPIPGPAGAVQAAMHRKARNDRNFFTDDPIPTQEYIRRVVENGTCDDDDDFSRNPWLCAVDFLSRKGMVDGVAIGTPLSSIKKCSNADRIAQVVAIVKSCSPNGLGDFMVTLKDPTGTIGASVHHKVLAEGTFARDISVGSVLILQKVAVFSPSRSAHYLNITLSNLVKVISKDCRAPPDQNCPASIVKHAASGKCSGKTWLLPKTVPSSQGRAEDRMDDIRQSANLRWSGLSLNQIVNSNEAPGGSSYNSSSRNQNAARDMESILTRLDGSKGPIKARANKDIIDNEQRYADGRDKESERHQLGSIHCSDAAANLVVHTNIGEVGSINRVEQQRQPLVSKASIPEWTDEQLEALFGFDCENGDYLF, encoded by the exons ATGGATCCATGGGAAGCTCTAGACATCGACGACTCTGACCTCTCCTCTTTCCTCCGCCCCTGCAAGCGTCCCCACCACCCTCCATCGCCGATCAAAACCACCGCCGCCGCCACCAGAGTCTCGGACCCCACTGACTGTTCTCCGCCGTTTCTCGAATCCGCACCCATCCCACCCACCCAAACCCTAGATCCTTTGCCCCTCCACCATTCTCCGGAGGTCGCCACAACCTCCCTGCGCCCCATTCCAGGCCCAGCCGGCGCCGTTCAAGCTGCCATGCACCGCAAAGCCCGTAATGATCGAAATTTCTTCACTGATGACCCAATCCCTACTCAGGAGTATATCAGAAGAGTAGTGGAAAATGGTACCTGTGACGATGACGATGATTTTTCACGCAACCCCTGGCTTTGCGCCGTCGATTTTCTTTCTCGGAAGG GTATGGTTGATGGTGTTGCAATCGGAACGCCTTTAAGCTCGATCAAGAAATGTTCGAACGCTGACAGGATAGCTCAG GTTGTTGCAATTGTCAAGTCTTGCAGCCCGAATGGTCTTGGTGATTTTATGGTGACGTTGAAG GATCCTACTGGTACGATTGGTGCTAGTGTTCATCATAAAGTTCTTGCTGAAGGAACGTTTGCAAGAGACATATCTGTTGGCTCAGTTTTGATACTCCAGAag GTTGCTGTTTTTTCCCCATCTCGCTCAGCACATTATCTCAATATAACACTGAGCAATTTAGTAAAG GTCATTTCCAAGGACTGCAGAGCTCCACCTGATCAAAATTGTCCTGCATCAATAGTCAAACATGCTGCTTCTGGTA AGTGCAGTGGAAAGACATGGTTGCTGCCGAAGACTGTTCCTTCGTCACAGGGAAGAGCTGAAGATAGAATGGATGATATTAGACAAAGTGCTAACTTGAGATGGAGTGGACTTAGTCTTAATCAAATAGTAAATAGCAATGAAGCACCAGGGGGCAGCAGCTACAACAGTAGCAGCAGAAACCAGAATGCTGCCAGAGACATGGAATCCATATTGACTAGACTGGATGGGAGCAAAGGACCCATAAAAGCTAGAGCTAATAAAGATATCATTGATAATGAACAGAGGTATGCGGATGGTAGGGATAAAGAATCTGAAAGACATCAATTAGGCAGTATCCACTGCAGTGATGCTGCAGCAAACTTGGTTGTGCACACTAATATTGGAGAAGTTGGGAGTATAAACAGAGTTGAACAGCAAAGGCAGCCACTTGTTTCAAAAGCTTCAATTCCAGAGTGGACAGATGAACAGCTGGAGGCACTTTTTGGTTTTGATTGTGAGAATGGTGACTATCTGTTTTGA